A stretch of the Papaver somniferum cultivar HN1 chromosome 6, ASM357369v1, whole genome shotgun sequence genome encodes the following:
- the LOC113291560 gene encoding B3 domain-containing protein Os01g0234100-like: METEEEDEDGITQTQFSQQSSITVSNPKSQISKVTVADSVKGSTGSENMSHMVEIGNAKLLTKDQAEDIRSSLDPAFPSFVKLMLKSHVTGGFWLLPFVDRGFPRKFCAKHMSIEDISMTLLDEEGEEHIAKYLAGKCGLSGGWRGFSIAHKLVEGDAVVFQLIKINKFKVHIVRTTGLAEVEGALGLLQLEACAQKSSLGEAGNDMKLTRKPVVGEHPKRLPLAVIQGKNEVDGALGLLQLEACAHKSSLGKAGNGMKPTRKPVLGKRLKRSPLAVIQGKDENISPPLSVTDQPENGSEEADSDFLGGIKFASSVTAFQDIKNSESFTIIVNDLILDSEMSKHVRSNYHELCCSQNSFLHENLVPGLNCKLVAGIISETMNIADAIRCSKVAGIISETMNIADAIRCSKVGSTSRDNFAIWRKTLEAFEHLGMNVGFLLPRLDELVKLASETEQAVDLKRYREAIIERTRAEEEMKTLDMKLVELKKMHRKCLRKISKH; encoded by the exons ATGGAaacagaggaagaagatgaagatggaatAACTCAAACTCAGTTCTCTCAACAAAGTTCTATCACTGTTTCAAACCCTAAATCTCAAATATCTAAG GTAACGGTTGCTGATTCAGTGAAGGGGTCAACAGG ATCTGAAAATATGAGTCATATGGTTGAGATTGGTAATGCTAAATTGTTGACTAAAGATCAAGCTGAAGATATTCGATCGAGTTTAGACCCTGCATTCCCAAGTTTTGTCAAACTTATGCTTAAGTCACATGTTACAGGGGGATTTTGGCTG CTGCCTTTTGTTGACAGGGGCTTCCCTCGAAAATTCTGTGCTAAACATATGTCAATAGAAGACATTTCAATGACTTTGTTGGATGAGGAAGGGGAAGAGCACATTGCAAAATACCTTGCTGGAAAGTGTGGACTGAGTGGTGGATGGAGAGGGTTTTCCATTGCTCATAAGTTAGTAGAGGGGGATGCAGTGGTTTTCCAGTTAATCAAGATTAATAAATTTAAG GTTCACATTGTAAGGACGACTGGACTAGCAGAAGTTGAAGGTGCTCTTGGCCTTTTACAATTAGAAGCTTGTGCGCAGAAAAGTTCGCTAG GCGAGGCAGGCAATGATATGAAGCTGACCAGAAAACCCGTTGTAGGGGAACACCCAAAGCGTCTTCCTTTagccgttattcaaggcaaaaatgaAGTTGATGGTGCTCTTGGCCTTCTACAACTGGAAGCTTGTGCGCATAAAAGTTCTCTAG GCAAGGCTGGCAATGGTATGAAGCCGACGAGAAAGCCTGTTTTAGGGAAACGCCTAAAGCGTTCTCCCTTAGCTGTTATTCAAGGCAAAGATGAAAACATTAGTCCCCCGCTATCAGTTACTGATCAACCTGAAAATGGCAGTGAAGAGGCAGATTCAGATTTCTTGGGAGGTATTAAATTTGCAAGCTCCGTGACTGCGTTTCAAGATATAAAGAATTCAGAGAGTTTCACCATAATCGTGAACGATTTGATTTTAGATTCGGAAATGTCCAAACATGTAAGGTCTAACTACCACGAGCTCTGCTGCAGTCAGAATTCCTTCCTGCATGAAAATCTTGTGCCAGGCCTCAACTGTAAATTagttgcaggtatcatttctgagACTATGAACATTGCTGATGCCATTAGATGTAGCAAagttgcaggtatcatttctgagACTATGAACATTGCTGATGCCATTAGATGTAGCAAAGTTGGCAGTACTTCAAGGGATAATTTTGCAATATGGAGAAAGACTTTGGAAGCATTTGAGCACCTTGGCATGAATGTGGGTTTTTTGCTTCCTCGGTTGGATGAGCTTGTGAAACTGGCCTCTGAAACGGAACAAGCAGTAGATCTGAAAAGGTACAGAGAAGCTATAATTGAACGAACACGTGCAGAAGAGGAGATGAAAACTCTTGACATGAAGCTGGTTGAACTAAAAAAGATGCATCGAAAATGTTTgagaaagatatcaaaacatTGA